Proteins encoded within one genomic window of Bradyrhizobium sp. 186:
- a CDS encoding LysR substrate-binding domain-containing protein encodes MLSNVPISAIRAFEAAARTGSFRDAANELHLTPSAVSHAIRKLEGTLRTVLFERSARSVRLTPAGENLMRHTGAAFDQLRRGLEEVAARGPQLVRVHSAPSFAAQWLAPRLAQFLAAYPKLEVRLAASTDYARFSNDDFDIDIVYGPPRAEGVEIVALPEETVTPLCSPSLAKSIRKAADLLDQTLIRSDVKRVQWHQWFTANGLEAPALHGMRFDRSFLAIATAAEGLGVALESTLLAERELASGRLVAPLAGRANDIRYVGHRLIYPRASRQRSAVRAFADWLMAQLRGEGAAPPSERDRRES; translated from the coding sequence ATGCTGTCGAATGTCCCCATATCGGCAATTCGCGCCTTTGAAGCCGCTGCGCGCACCGGATCGTTTCGCGATGCGGCGAATGAACTTCACCTGACGCCGAGTGCCGTCAGTCACGCGATCCGCAAGCTGGAAGGCACGCTTCGCACCGTTCTGTTCGAGCGCAGTGCACGATCCGTGCGGCTCACGCCGGCCGGCGAGAATCTGATGCGTCACACGGGAGCAGCGTTCGACCAGCTCCGCCGCGGCCTCGAGGAAGTCGCCGCGCGCGGACCACAATTGGTGCGCGTCCATTCCGCGCCGAGCTTTGCCGCGCAATGGCTGGCGCCACGGCTTGCACAGTTTCTCGCTGCTTACCCGAAGCTTGAGGTTCGGCTGGCTGCAAGCACGGACTATGCGCGCTTCAGCAACGATGATTTCGATATCGACATCGTCTACGGTCCGCCGCGCGCGGAAGGTGTCGAAATTGTTGCTCTCCCGGAGGAGACGGTCACGCCGCTCTGCTCGCCCTCGCTCGCAAAATCGATACGAAAGGCTGCCGATCTGCTCGATCAGACGCTCATCCGCTCCGACGTCAAGCGGGTGCAGTGGCACCAATGGTTCACTGCGAATGGCTTGGAAGCACCTGCGCTTCACGGCATGAGATTCGACCGGAGCTTTCTTGCGATTGCGACGGCTGCGGAGGGATTGGGCGTAGCGCTGGAATCAACCCTCCTGGCCGAGCGCGAACTCGCGAGCGGACGATTGGTCGCTCCGCTGGCAGGACGCGCTAACGATATCCGCTACGTTGGTCACCGTCTGATCTACCCGCGCGCCAGCCGACAGAGATCGGCGGTACGAGCCTTCGCAGATTGGCTCATGGCGCAACTCCGCGGCGAAGGCGCGGCACCACCGAGCGAACGCGATCGCAGAGAATCGTAG
- a CDS encoding helix-turn-helix transcriptional regulator: MPTPHNPPAAVRRAMRKLGADIHDARRRRRLPMAVVAERAFTSRSTLQRVEAGDTNVSIGIYAGVLQALGLLDGLSQIADISNDRVGQALASAELPKHIHLKRPAGSSRNG, translated from the coding sequence ATGCCTACCCCCCACAATCCCCCTGCCGCCGTTCGGCGGGCCATGCGCAAGCTCGGCGCCGACATCCACGACGCCCGTCGGCGTCGGCGGCTGCCGATGGCAGTTGTAGCCGAGCGCGCCTTTACGTCCCGCTCGACCCTGCAAAGAGTAGAGGCCGGCGACACCAACGTCAGCATTGGTATCTATGCCGGCGTTCTTCAGGCGCTCGGTCTGCTGGACGGTCTGAGCCAGATCGCCGACATCAGCAACGATCGCGTCGGACAGGCGCTGGCCAGCGCCGAATTGCCCAAGCATATCCACCTCAAGCGGCCAGCAGGATCGTCCCGCAATGGCTGA
- a CDS encoding HipA domain-containing protein, whose amino-acid sequence MADFEVHIDLGGRTRPIGLARSNRVRGAETILFEYDRGWLEDADRFSLEPALALTRGTFAPHAGLATFGSIGDSAPDTWGRRLMQRAERRIADREGRAVRTLAESDYLLGVADETRLGALRFRWGGEEPFQAPIRAGVPALIELGSLLQITERILRDEETDEDLQLIFAPGSSLGGARPKASVIDQHGHLSIAKFPKETDDYSMETWEEIALRLAVQSGIATPQHELIEMAGKSVMLSRRFDRTGAIRIPFLSAMAMMGAKDGERGSYPEIVDALAQYGAQGKTDAHALYRRVVFNVLISNVDDHLRNHGFLWLGKAGWSLSPAYDLNPVPTDLKARVLTTNIDLDEGTCSLDLLEAASEFFGLTLPQARAIIKEVATVTATWRDTAKAVGARAAEINRMASAFEHDDLKRALAL is encoded by the coding sequence ATGGCTGACTTCGAGGTGCACATCGATCTGGGCGGTCGCACTCGTCCTATCGGACTGGCGAGGAGCAATCGTGTTCGCGGCGCGGAGACTATCCTTTTCGAGTATGACCGTGGATGGCTTGAGGACGCGGACCGGTTTTCGCTTGAGCCTGCCCTCGCCTTAACGCGTGGCACCTTCGCTCCCCACGCCGGGCTCGCGACTTTTGGTTCTATCGGCGACTCCGCGCCCGATACCTGGGGCCGCCGTCTCATGCAGCGTGCCGAACGCCGCATTGCCGACCGCGAAGGTCGTGCGGTCCGCACCCTTGCAGAGAGCGACTATCTACTCGGCGTCGCGGACGAGACGCGACTTGGCGCACTCCGATTCCGCTGGGGCGGCGAAGAACCCTTCCAGGCGCCGATCCGCGCTGGCGTACCGGCCCTCATCGAACTCGGCAGCCTGCTGCAGATCACCGAGCGCATTCTCCGGGACGAGGAAACGGACGAAGACCTTCAGCTCATCTTCGCGCCCGGCTCCTCCCTGGGCGGCGCCCGGCCCAAGGCATCGGTCATCGACCAGCATGGTCACCTCTCCATCGCCAAGTTTCCGAAAGAGACCGACGATTACAGCATGGAGACCTGGGAGGAAATTGCGCTGCGGCTGGCCGTCCAGTCCGGCATAGCCACCCCGCAACACGAATTGATCGAAATGGCTGGCAAGTCGGTCATGCTGTCGCGACGCTTCGATCGCACTGGCGCGATCCGCATCCCCTTCCTGTCCGCGATGGCGATGATGGGCGCCAAGGACGGCGAGCGCGGCAGCTATCCCGAAATCGTCGACGCCCTTGCGCAATATGGCGCACAGGGAAAGACAGATGCCCACGCACTTTATCGGCGTGTCGTCTTCAACGTGCTGATCTCCAATGTGGACGATCACTTGCGCAACCACGGTTTCCTCTGGCTGGGAAAGGCGGGATGGTCGCTCTCTCCGGCTTATGATCTCAATCCCGTGCCAACTGATCTTAAGGCGCGGGTGCTGACGACCAACATCGACCTCGACGAAGGCACCTGCTCGCTTGACCTCCTTGAGGCTGCGTCGGAGTTCTTTGGACTCACGCTGCCGCAGGCACGCGCGATCATCAAAGAGGTTGCGACCGTGACCGCGACATGGCGTGACACTGCCAAGGCGGTGGGTGCCCGCGCGGCCGAGATCAACCGCATGGCCAGCGCGTTTGAGCACGACGATCTCAAGCGAGCACTGGCGCTTTGA
- a CDS encoding MFS transporter, translating to MTTIIEPITPATSQTMALATPHEKQVATRSMTIALGGGVALEWYDWTVYGMMASFLSPLFFPSTDPTTSLLAALAVYGAGFFARPLGAAILGPIADRISHKRVMMISVTAMALCSLLISVLPGYKELGVAAAVILLLVRLIQGLATGAEAGVANAIAIELAPPGEEGRYLGLIGGTFIQLGVFASSLVAFFVSASVAPETMHEWAWRLPFAVGGVLGLLIIYLRSKLPETLIKHVMHRDELSRTQETTGDVWKTLWSVRLSLLAVILVVGAVQIANYAWNAGLPNLANGVFKENSTWVYGTTTLMGVIWIVTAPFVGAFADKVRPSRAFTLLRLLLVACFFLTLVYSEKSISTFFFVMVFGGAVVGFNMALYNFIATTLMPRAVRTTGIAVGYALGVSLFGGTSPYLLVWLQHANMAWIFPVYGSVVAVLSVVVYHVAKKRGHVYIGD from the coding sequence ATGACTACTATTATCGAGCCCATCACTCCAGCCACCTCGCAAACCATGGCGCTAGCCACGCCGCATGAAAAGCAGGTTGCCACTAGGAGCATGACCATAGCTTTGGGCGGTGGCGTAGCTTTGGAGTGGTACGACTGGACCGTCTACGGAATGATGGCTTCTTTTCTGTCGCCGCTTTTCTTTCCCTCTACTGATCCGACGACGTCGCTGCTCGCCGCACTTGCCGTGTATGGCGCGGGCTTCTTCGCGCGACCGCTGGGAGCAGCGATACTCGGTCCCATTGCCGATCGCATCAGCCACAAGCGAGTGATGATGATCTCTGTGACCGCGATGGCCTTGTGCTCGCTGCTGATTTCCGTCTTGCCGGGTTACAAGGAGCTTGGCGTCGCGGCCGCCGTGATATTGCTGCTCGTCCGGCTCATCCAAGGCCTCGCCACCGGCGCTGAAGCGGGTGTCGCTAACGCCATCGCGATCGAACTTGCACCGCCGGGCGAGGAGGGGCGATATCTTGGTCTGATCGGTGGCACATTTATCCAGCTCGGTGTCTTCGCATCCAGTTTGGTCGCCTTTTTCGTGAGTGCCTCGGTAGCTCCCGAGACAATGCATGAATGGGCTTGGCGGCTGCCCTTTGCAGTCGGCGGAGTACTCGGCCTGCTGATCATCTATTTGCGTAGCAAACTGCCAGAGACCTTAATCAAGCACGTCATGCATCGCGACGAACTGTCGCGCACTCAGGAAACCACAGGCGACGTGTGGAAGACGCTCTGGAGCGTGCGGCTTTCGCTGCTCGCCGTCATCCTGGTCGTCGGAGCGGTGCAGATCGCGAACTACGCGTGGAATGCTGGTTTGCCCAACCTCGCCAACGGCGTGTTCAAGGAGAACAGCACGTGGGTATATGGGACTACGACTCTCATGGGCGTGATCTGGATCGTCACAGCGCCCTTCGTGGGCGCCTTCGCAGACAAGGTCCGCCCCTCGCGCGCATTCACGCTGCTCCGGCTGCTGCTCGTCGCGTGCTTCTTCCTCACGTTGGTTTACTCGGAGAAGAGCATTTCCACGTTCTTCTTCGTGATGGTGTTCGGAGGCGCGGTCGTCGGCTTCAACATGGCTCTCTACAACTTCATCGCAACTACGCTGATGCCACGAGCGGTGCGCACCACGGGCATCGCTGTCGGGTATGCGCTCGGGGTATCACTGTTCGGCGGGACCTCACCGTATTTGCTGGTGTGGCTGCAGCACGCCAATATGGCTTGGATATTTCCCGTCTATGGATCGGTGGTCGCGGTGCTGAGCGTAGTCGTTTATCACGTCGCGAAGAAGCGCGGCCACGTCTACATCGGCGACTAA
- a CDS encoding enoyl-CoA hydratase-related protein produces MNLVTQSLVVVERPEPAILLLRLNRPRQRNALSAALLGQLADALRAARLDEAVRCVVLSGDERTFSAGADIKEMQQDGFEALSDPTRQDAWNSIASFPKPLIAAVRGVCLGGGLELAMLADILLVSEDSVLAQPEITIGIMPGDGATQRLTRIVGKSLAMQMMLTGEPISAEQAVAAGLASEMLPASELLGRALTIARVISNRAPIAARLVKESIQAAYETPLSAGLAIERRAIRYAFTTDDQKEGMAAFVAKRPPVFSGR; encoded by the coding sequence ATGAATCTCGTCACGCAATCCCTCGTCGTCGTCGAGCGGCCTGAGCCAGCCATACTCCTGCTGCGGCTCAATCGCCCAAGGCAAAGAAACGCATTGAGTGCGGCTCTGTTGGGTCAACTTGCCGATGCGCTTCGTGCAGCTCGTCTTGACGAGGCTGTGCGATGCGTAGTTCTTAGTGGCGATGAACGCACCTTCTCCGCTGGTGCTGACATCAAGGAAATGCAGCAGGACGGCTTCGAGGCGCTGAGCGACCCCACACGGCAGGATGCATGGAATAGCATCGCTAGCTTTCCTAAGCCGCTCATTGCGGCGGTTCGCGGCGTATGCCTGGGTGGCGGCCTTGAGCTCGCGATGCTCGCTGACATCCTGCTGGTGTCGGAAGACAGCGTACTCGCGCAACCGGAAATCACGATCGGAATCATGCCTGGCGATGGCGCAACGCAGCGGTTGACGCGGATTGTTGGCAAATCGCTCGCTATGCAGATGATGTTGACGGGTGAACCAATTAGCGCGGAGCAAGCAGTGGCTGCCGGACTCGCATCCGAAATGCTGCCGGCCTCAGAGTTGCTCGGACGGGCGCTGACGATTGCTCGCGTCATCTCGAATCGCGCGCCGATCGCTGCTCGGTTGGTCAAGGAATCGATCCAGGCCGCCTATGAAACCCCGCTGTCGGCCGGCTTGGCGATTGAGCGGCGCGCGATCCGGTATGCCTTCACCACCGACGATCAAAAGGAGGGCATGGCTGCCTTCGTCGCAAAGCGGCCACCGGTATTCTCCGGACGTTGA
- a CDS encoding enoyl-CoA hydratase/isomerase family protein has protein sequence MTFVTRDYEDKVEILAMNRPERRNALGQDMLRDLLESVSRAANDKDVNVILLAGNGPGFSAGADLKDFSAGDINDTFDLNRRLGAFVRSLALVRKPVICAVDGFALGGGFMLAVSCDVVVTAPLARWHLPEVSLGWLPGFGLDTLAARVGPFAARSLSWSPTPIDGVEAHRLGLADIQSLPTETAREASLRYAKGLAAMPPHAVLTTKQFFSTSVTARAEVMDDLANRYFAQDILHETARANMQRFLPKKTAAPSLRVHEQRVFPPKE, from the coding sequence GTGACGTTCGTTACAAGAGATTACGAGGACAAGGTCGAAATCCTGGCGATGAACAGGCCAGAGCGACGTAACGCTCTGGGCCAAGACATGCTCAGAGATCTGCTTGAATCCGTGAGCAGAGCGGCCAACGACAAAGACGTCAACGTGATATTGCTCGCTGGAAACGGCCCCGGTTTCTCAGCTGGTGCAGACCTTAAGGACTTTTCGGCCGGCGACATCAACGACACGTTTGACCTGAACCGCCGACTGGGCGCGTTTGTGCGCTCTCTCGCTCTTGTCAGAAAGCCTGTCATCTGTGCTGTCGATGGGTTTGCTTTGGGTGGCGGCTTCATGCTCGCAGTATCGTGCGACGTTGTCGTAACCGCTCCATTGGCGCGCTGGCATTTGCCAGAAGTGTCTTTAGGCTGGTTGCCGGGCTTTGGGCTGGACACTTTAGCTGCACGCGTTGGACCGTTCGCGGCTCGCTCCTTGAGCTGGAGCCCGACACCGATCGATGGCGTGGAGGCTCATCGGTTGGGGCTGGCTGACATTCAGTCGCTCCCAACTGAAACTGCGCGCGAGGCGTCGCTCCGCTACGCCAAAGGCCTAGCGGCAATGCCGCCTCATGCCGTGCTGACCACGAAACAATTCTTCTCCACTTCGGTAACAGCGAGGGCAGAAGTCATGGATGACTTGGCGAACCGCTACTTTGCTCAGGATATCCTTCACGAGACGGCACGAGCGAATATGCAGCGCTTCCTTCCCAAGAAGACGGCGGCGCCTAGCCTCAGGGTGCATGAACAAAGGGTCTTTCCACCAAAGGAATGA
- a CDS encoding CoA-transferase, whose translation MQAKDKRTGQVPIITARQAVSLISDGDCVYFGGSAGVAIPELIIDALRDVHSEQASPKNLMLVGTVAIGDWATTGFNKLAAPGLVRRVVASGLNNCPALGRRALANEIEAYTLPQGVLAQLARENAAGRPGVITKVGLRTFADPRIGGCKQSECSKEDMVALVDIEGEEHLLYKTFPIQVAILRGSIADEKGNISLEDEAYVGESMSIAAAARRSGGTVIVQVKRLAASDTLNQREVRIPGVLVDYLVVDPNQRQTYATEYSPAYAGKMRVPDGKFASQPFDVRKVIARRAALELTPGATVNIGYGISNGIAVVAAEEGIYRSVTLTAEQGVIGGIPAPGQDAGAGTNYDMIAPQPDQFDFYDGGGLDIAFLSSAEVDRHGNVNVSRFGDKIIGPGGFINISQGARKVVFSGTLTASGLKAIPEGGSLVIANEGTVKKWVKDVYQITFSGAFAKERQQEVVFITERAVFKLTPNGLMLTEVAPGVSLEKHVLPNIEFEIAVSPDLKLMDARIFKNEPMNLAVRFHDGAGQA comes from the coding sequence ATGCAAGCGAAGGACAAACGAACGGGTCAGGTGCCAATTATTACGGCTAGGCAAGCCGTATCGCTGATCTCCGATGGTGATTGCGTTTATTTCGGTGGTTCTGCTGGCGTCGCCATCCCGGAGCTGATCATCGACGCGCTCCGCGACGTTCATTCCGAGCAGGCATCTCCTAAGAACTTGATGCTGGTTGGTACGGTGGCAATTGGCGATTGGGCCACGACCGGATTCAACAAATTGGCTGCTCCGGGCCTGGTCCGTCGAGTTGTGGCGAGCGGTTTGAACAATTGTCCTGCGCTTGGACGGCGGGCGCTGGCCAATGAAATTGAAGCGTACACTCTCCCTCAGGGCGTCTTGGCACAGCTCGCCCGTGAAAATGCAGCGGGGCGCCCCGGTGTAATCACGAAGGTCGGGCTGCGGACATTCGCCGATCCCCGCATCGGCGGCTGTAAGCAAAGCGAGTGCAGCAAAGAGGATATGGTTGCGCTTGTCGATATCGAAGGAGAAGAGCACCTGCTCTATAAGACCTTCCCAATCCAGGTCGCCATCCTGAGAGGCAGCATTGCGGACGAGAAGGGAAACATCTCGCTGGAGGACGAGGCATATGTCGGCGAAAGCATGTCGATCGCGGCTGCAGCGCGCCGCTCAGGTGGAACAGTCATTGTCCAGGTCAAGCGGCTAGCCGCATCCGATACGCTAAATCAACGAGAAGTAAGAATACCTGGAGTTCTGGTCGATTACCTCGTCGTCGATCCCAATCAGCGACAGACATATGCGACGGAGTATAGCCCAGCCTATGCGGGCAAAATGCGCGTACCGGATGGCAAATTCGCCTCGCAGCCGTTCGACGTGAGAAAGGTAATCGCGCGTCGCGCGGCGCTTGAGTTGACCCCCGGAGCTACCGTCAACATCGGCTATGGCATCTCGAACGGGATTGCGGTCGTCGCCGCCGAAGAAGGAATATATCGCTCAGTCACACTGACAGCCGAGCAGGGAGTGATTGGCGGCATTCCTGCGCCCGGACAGGATGCGGGCGCCGGCACGAACTACGACATGATAGCACCGCAACCGGATCAGTTCGATTTCTACGATGGCGGCGGGCTCGATATCGCATTCCTGTCTTCTGCGGAAGTCGATCGACACGGCAACGTCAACGTTAGCCGCTTCGGCGACAAGATCATAGGACCTGGGGGCTTCATAAACATCAGTCAGGGCGCTCGAAAAGTCGTCTTCTCCGGCACTCTTACGGCGTCCGGGTTGAAGGCGATCCCGGAAGGCGGCTCTCTCGTCATTGCCAATGAGGGGACGGTCAAAAAATGGGTGAAGGACGTCTACCAAATCACCTTCAGCGGCGCTTTCGCAAAAGAGCGCCAGCAAGAGGTCGTATTCATTACCGAGCGTGCCGTGTTCAAGCTTACTCCGAACGGCCTGATGCTGACCGAAGTAGCGCCTGGCGTATCACTCGAAAAGCACGTGCTGCCGAACATTGAATTCGAGATAGCCGTGTCGCCCGACCTGAAGCTGATGGACGCAAGGATTTTCAAGAATGAGCCGATGAATTTGGCGGTGCGGTTCCACGATGGCGCCGGACAGGCGTAG
- a CDS encoding LacI family DNA-binding transcriptional regulator yields MALDKMPRVDQKQSPTVVEVAKRAGCSIATVSRVLNRPETVAIDMRERILRVVDELGYVPNGSARALRSSRSRLIGLIVPTLDSAIFTRMLEGLESRLAPAGASLVYSATGYDLDREIRVVRNLIEKGVDGIVLVGSCHRKETLKLLREHKVRFAVTYALSDDASIPSMGFDNRSGGALAASYLADLGHKNLGVIAGVTRENDRASGRLEGFLAMAERRGIDRSSIVVVESPYEFSRGRAAAKIILNQNRNVTAIFCGSDVLAVGALRGCQDAGLRVPQDISMIGFDNLDIAEYLTPGLTTVDVPARLMGEQAANYFLADRNSLDIHSRVDLETRLIVRESTAPARDRQ; encoded by the coding sequence ATGGCTTTGGATAAAATGCCCCGTGTGGACCAAAAACAATCACCGACTGTCGTCGAAGTAGCCAAGCGGGCGGGCTGTTCTATCGCCACAGTTTCGCGTGTGTTGAATCGACCGGAAACCGTTGCGATCGATATGAGAGAGCGCATTTTGCGGGTCGTTGATGAGCTCGGGTACGTTCCCAACGGGTCGGCACGCGCGCTACGATCCTCGCGTTCCCGGCTGATTGGCTTGATAGTTCCGACGTTAGACAGCGCGATCTTCACTCGAATGCTGGAAGGCCTGGAGAGCCGGCTGGCGCCGGCGGGTGCGTCTCTGGTCTACTCTGCAACAGGCTACGATCTGGACCGCGAGATCCGCGTTGTACGTAATCTTATCGAAAAAGGAGTGGATGGCATTGTTCTCGTGGGCTCCTGCCATCGAAAGGAAACCCTCAAGCTGCTGCGTGAACACAAGGTAAGATTTGCAGTAACCTACGCGCTTTCGGACGATGCCTCGATTCCCAGCATGGGTTTTGACAATCGCAGTGGCGGGGCTTTGGCAGCAAGCTACCTTGCAGACCTCGGTCACAAGAATCTCGGAGTCATTGCTGGTGTAACGCGCGAAAACGATCGTGCATCTGGTCGCCTTGAGGGCTTTCTGGCCATGGCTGAACGTCGTGGAATAGACCGCTCCAGCATTGTCGTTGTGGAATCCCCCTACGAATTCAGCCGTGGCCGAGCCGCAGCTAAAATCATTCTCAATCAAAATAGAAATGTAACGGCGATATTTTGCGGAAGCGACGTGCTTGCTGTCGGTGCTTTGCGCGGCTGCCAGGATGCAGGACTACGTGTACCTCAAGACATATCGATGATCGGTTTCGATAACCTCGATATCGCCGAATATCTCACTCCCGGCCTCACGACGGTTGACGTCCCGGCTCGTCTGATGGGCGAACAGGCAGCTAATTACTTTCTGGCAGACCGAAATTCGCTGGATATACACTCCAGAGTAGATCTCGAGACGCGGTTGATCGTTCGAGAATCAACTGCGCCCGCGAGAGATCGACAGTGA
- a CDS encoding dihydrodipicolinate synthase family protein has translation MQTQKRALYSGLFPVAPTPFTDSGDLDLEGQRRVLDCMIDQKVDGICILANYSEQFLLSDEERRLLVDLCLSHVAGRKPVMVTCSHFSTRIAVERARYAAERGASLLMLMPPYHGSGLKADEAHMIEHFARVADAARIPIMIQDAPLSGVTLSVSFLVRLAQEVPLANHFKIEVPFAAAKLRNLIEAGGAAIAGPFDGEEAITMMADLEAGATGTMSSALCPDLLRAVFDHYMAGRSTEAAAAYATVLPLINYENRQCGLRAAKSVMREGNVIRCDAVRHPLEQIHPKTKAGLIELARGVNPLALRWGR, from the coding sequence ATGCAAACCCAAAAACGTGCGCTCTATAGTGGCTTGTTTCCCGTTGCGCCAACGCCATTCACCGACTCTGGAGATCTAGACCTTGAGGGGCAACGGCGCGTTCTGGATTGCATGATCGATCAGAAGGTCGACGGAATTTGCATCCTGGCCAACTATTCGGAGCAGTTCCTGTTGTCTGATGAGGAACGCAGATTGCTGGTTGACCTCTGCCTATCACATGTGGCTGGCCGCAAGCCGGTCATGGTGACATGCAGCCATTTCAGCACTCGTATCGCGGTGGAGCGCGCACGTTATGCGGCCGAACGAGGCGCAAGCCTTCTCATGCTGATGCCGCCTTATCACGGCTCAGGTCTCAAGGCGGACGAAGCCCATATGATCGAGCATTTCGCTCGTGTGGCCGATGCGGCAAGAATCCCGATTATGATTCAGGATGCGCCGCTCAGCGGCGTGACGCTCTCGGTATCCTTTCTCGTGCGGCTGGCCCAAGAGGTGCCGCTCGCAAACCATTTCAAGATCGAAGTGCCTTTTGCTGCGGCGAAGCTGCGCAATCTGATCGAGGCAGGAGGTGCTGCCATAGCGGGTCCGTTTGACGGAGAAGAAGCCATTACTATGATGGCAGATCTCGAAGCTGGCGCGACCGGGACGATGTCGAGCGCGTTGTGTCCCGATCTGTTGCGCGCCGTTTTCGATCATTATATGGCGGGTCGGAGCACGGAAGCGGCCGCCGCCTATGCAACAGTGCTGCCGTTGATCAACTACGAGAACCGTCAATGTGGCCTGCGCGCTGCCAAGAGCGTGATGAGGGAAGGCAACGTCATCAGATGTGACGCTGTGCGGCATCCCCTGGAGCAAATTCATCCCAAAACGAAGGCCGGGCTGATTGAGCTTGCACGCGGGGTCAACCCGTTGGCCCTCCGCTGGGGGCGCTGA
- a CDS encoding LacI family DNA-binding transcriptional regulator codes for MSGPTIRDIAREANVGTATVERVLNDRGGVRTELAERVIKVAKKLKYGDRRLRPHSGIIRIEVLLVQPEAEVFYADLNATFQRIAASLDPTILVHRTFVREDDIAAVAQHIAKPPIRRAGLIVLAPDHPEITASIRQVRLAGVEVVQLLTGSAGDDVPYIGIDNYAAGRTAAYYMSRMLRGSSGTLLAMCHSGGYRAHRERIRGFSDYLAQHTNGDHNFDLVIFGHDDNLLSAERLTEALRDNRVIGLYSVGAGREGIAAALNAHPAKVFWIGHALTQSTKKCLRSGLMDICIDGAPETQARRSLDTVLRRLGLIDVDVSNAPVQFLTITAQNLSISV; via the coding sequence TTGAGTGGTCCAACAATCAGAGACATTGCGCGTGAGGCGAATGTCGGTACCGCAACCGTCGAGCGGGTTCTTAACGACCGTGGCGGCGTGAGGACCGAGCTTGCCGAAAGAGTCATCAAGGTTGCAAAGAAGCTAAAATACGGCGACCGGCGATTGAGGCCTCACAGCGGCATCATTCGGATTGAGGTGCTTCTCGTTCAGCCGGAGGCCGAAGTGTTTTATGCCGACCTCAACGCTACGTTCCAGAGAATTGCTGCCTCCCTGGACCCAACCATTTTGGTGCACCGGACGTTCGTTCGCGAGGATGATATCGCCGCCGTCGCCCAACATATTGCGAAGCCCCCTATTCGCCGAGCCGGCCTCATCGTTCTGGCTCCAGACCATCCTGAAATTACGGCCAGCATCCGCCAAGTCCGCCTGGCGGGCGTGGAAGTCGTGCAATTGCTGACGGGAAGCGCCGGCGACGATGTGCCCTATATCGGGATCGACAACTACGCGGCTGGCAGGACTGCCGCCTACTATATGTCGCGCATGTTGCGGGGAAGCAGCGGCACTTTGCTCGCCATGTGCCACAGCGGAGGCTACCGGGCGCATAGGGAGCGCATACGCGGCTTCTCGGATTATTTAGCGCAGCACACGAATGGCGATCACAATTTCGACCTCGTCATTTTTGGACATGACGACAATTTGCTTTCAGCAGAGAGGCTGACGGAAGCCTTGCGCGACAATCGCGTTATCGGACTGTACAGTGTGGGTGCCGGAAGAGAGGGCATCGCGGCGGCTTTGAACGCTCATCCTGCCAAGGTCTTTTGGATCGGGCACGCGCTTACTCAGAGCACTAAAAAATGTCTCCGGTCGGGTTTGATGGACATCTGTATCGACGGCGCGCCGGAAACCCAGGCGCGCCGCTCGCTTGATACAGTGCTTCGCCGTCTCGGGTTAATTGATGTGGACGTGAGCAACGCTCCTGTCCAGTTTCTCACCATCACCGCGCAGAATCTCTCGATCAGCGTCTGA
- a CDS encoding c-type cytochrome, translating to MELTVGRVNERAKGALRLGAIGLIAGSALAFLATRDLARGEGGTPVPGQVINGAHHALDEGQRIYEKANCVGCHKWHGGGGGGYGGAALSLRATQLTRDQIVEVVHCGRPGTGMPRFDRDAYKDYRCYSDITAQDLGKDLPPDAAAFLRPKEIEKVVDYVLEHIKGKGPTSYQDCSDFYGEGSRACEVYKNIPLNSQAAGAEEKKR from the coding sequence ATGGAATTGACGGTTGGGCGCGTGAACGAGCGGGCTAAAGGCGCGCTGCGCCTTGGCGCGATAGGTTTGATCGCAGGTAGTGCTTTGGCGTTTCTCGCGACACGAGATTTGGCTCGAGGCGAAGGCGGCACACCGGTACCGGGGCAGGTTATCAACGGAGCGCACCATGCGCTCGATGAGGGCCAGCGCATCTACGAAAAGGCAAATTGTGTCGGCTGCCACAAATGGCATGGCGGTGGAGGCGGGGGCTATGGTGGCGCAGCGCTCTCGTTGCGAGCAACGCAGCTCACCCGAGATCAAATCGTCGAGGTCGTCCATTGCGGACGGCCAGGAACAGGAATGCCGCGTTTTGATCGCGACGCCTACAAGGACTACCGATGCTACTCGGACATCACGGCTCAAGATCTCGGCAAGGACTTGCCTCCGGATGCGGCTGCGTTTCTCCGGCCGAAGGAGATCGAGAAAGTCGTCGACTATGTTCTGGAGCATATCAAAGGCAAGGGGCCGACAAGCTATCAAGACTGCAGTGATTTTTACGGAGAGGGCTCAAGGGCCTGCGAAGTCTACAAGAACATCCCGTTAAACTCGCAGGCAGCCGGCGCGGAAGAGAAGAAGCGATGA